One stretch of Pseudomonas azotoformans DNA includes these proteins:
- a CDS encoding acyl-CoA dehydrogenase family protein translates to MALHGFLQGFRDYADTQALGDALKALQEEGLDQLPLPGGGQTLARFSRLAQVAGHDLRLCKLFEGHTDALAIIAELNSPLPPLGSTWGMWAAEPPTAKVRVHQEGHRLRVQGRKAWCSGAAVVSHGLLTAWDEDDRQQLVAVHMDQPGIVVTDEGWNAVGMAATGSVEIMFDGAWGLAVGGPGDYLARPGFWQGGIGIAACWYGAAQRLAEVLRAQCSKRPEPHALAHLGAVDSALNSAACVLRASAAQIDLEPKADARQLAQQTRACIEDTVEQVIRHVGRAVGAGPYCKDPHFAQLMADLPVYVRQSHAERDLAGLGELVAGEPTGRWQL, encoded by the coding sequence ATGGCTTTGCATGGATTCCTTCAAGGCTTCCGGGACTATGCGGACACGCAAGCCCTGGGCGACGCCCTGAAGGCGCTTCAGGAAGAAGGCCTGGACCAACTGCCGCTGCCCGGCGGCGGTCAGACCCTGGCGCGGTTCAGTCGCCTGGCGCAGGTGGCGGGTCATGACCTGCGCTTGTGCAAGCTGTTCGAAGGCCACACCGATGCCCTGGCAATCATTGCCGAGCTCAACTCCCCACTGCCGCCCTTGGGCAGCACGTGGGGCATGTGGGCCGCCGAGCCGCCAACGGCCAAGGTGCGCGTGCACCAGGAGGGCCATCGCCTGCGGGTGCAAGGCCGCAAGGCCTGGTGCTCCGGCGCGGCGGTGGTGAGCCATGGGTTGTTGACCGCCTGGGACGAAGACGATCGCCAGCAGTTGGTGGCGGTGCATATGGATCAACCCGGCATCGTGGTCACCGACGAGGGGTGGAACGCGGTGGGCATGGCGGCCACCGGCAGTGTGGAGATCATGTTCGATGGGGCATGGGGGCTGGCGGTGGGCGGACCGGGAGATTACCTCGCCCGCCCAGGCTTCTGGCAAGGCGGTATCGGTATCGCCGCCTGCTGGTACGGCGCGGCGCAACGCCTGGCGGAAGTCTTGCGCGCGCAGTGCAGTAAACGCCCGGAACCCCACGCCCTGGCTCATCTAGGCGCCGTCGACAGCGCACTGAACAGCGCCGCCTGTGTGCTGCGTGCCAGCGCGGCACAGATCGACCTTGAGCCCAAGGCTGATGCCCGGCAATTGGCCCAGCAGACGCGGGCCTGTATCGAAGACACGGTTGAGCAGGTCATTCGCCATGTCGGGCGCGCCGTCGGTGCGGGTCCCTACTGCAAGGACCCGCACTTTGCCCAACTGATGGCAGACCTGCCGGTGTATGTACGCCAGAGTCATGCCGAACGCGACCTGGCCGGGCTCGGAGAGCTGGTGGCCGGTGAACCCACAGGGAGGTGGCAGTTATGA